The proteins below are encoded in one region of Aequorivita iocasae:
- a CDS encoding DMT family transporter, translating to MTNQRIFALLAATTASTIYGINHTIAKGLMPDVIKPFGFILLRVSGAALVFWIISLFFPSEKVERRDWFRFMACAFFGMALNMLAFFKGLSLSTPINSSVIITLSPLLLLILSAFILRERITWVKSLGIFLGLSGALVLILFGIKEQANAPNIPVGNLLFIVNATSYSIYLILVKPLVGKYSSITLMKFLFLFAFLINLPIGISEFTEVSWDSLAFGDIWKMAFVVICTTVMTYLLNIYALKQLSPSTIGAFIYLQPVIAVLFAVLVGADSLTALRIGAAALIFLGVYLSTLKHAKKYID from the coding sequence TTGACCAACCAACGCATTTTTGCGCTTTTGGCCGCAACTACGGCGAGTACCATCTATGGTATAAACCACACCATCGCCAAAGGATTGATGCCAGATGTAATTAAACCTTTTGGTTTTATATTGTTGCGAGTGTCTGGCGCAGCATTGGTTTTTTGGATTATTAGCCTTTTCTTCCCTTCGGAAAAAGTTGAGCGCCGCGATTGGTTTCGGTTTATGGCTTGCGCATTCTTTGGAATGGCTTTAAATATGCTCGCCTTTTTCAAAGGATTGAGCCTTTCCACTCCCATCAACAGTTCGGTAATAATCACGCTTTCGCCATTGTTATTATTAATACTCTCAGCTTTTATCTTACGGGAACGGATAACTTGGGTGAAAAGTCTCGGTATCTTTTTAGGCCTTAGCGGAGCTTTGGTTTTGATTCTCTTTGGAATCAAGGAGCAAGCCAATGCACCAAACATACCCGTGGGAAACTTGTTATTTATTGTAAACGCAACCTCTTATTCCATCTATTTGATTTTGGTAAAACCATTGGTCGGAAAATACAGTTCCATCACTTTGATGAAATTTCTTTTCCTTTTTGCGTTTTTAATAAACCTACCTATTGGTATTTCAGAATTTACGGAAGTATCTTGGGACAGTCTTGCGTTTGGCGATATTTGGAAAATGGCCTTTGTGGTTATCTGCACTACGGTTATGACTTATCTTTTAAACATATATGCGCTAAAACAATTGAGTCCGTCAACCATAGGCGCCTTTATATATTTGCAACCCGTAATTGCCGTACTTTTTGCAGTACTGGTGGGCGCAGACAGCCTCACTGCCTTGCGCATAGGCGCAGCTGCTTTAATATTTTTGGGGGTTTATCTTTCCACTTTAAAACATGCCAAAAAATATATTGATTAA
- a CDS encoding arsenate reductase family protein, which produces MQKVYYLSSCDTCKRVMDEIEIPSSFIKQDIKVQGITEEELDELFNLTDSYEKLFSRRAKLYQERNLKEEELLEEDYKGLILEHYTFLKRPVIVNNDEIFIGSSPKTVAAAKKSIHNN; this is translated from the coding sequence ATGCAAAAAGTATATTATTTATCCAGTTGTGATACCTGTAAAAGAGTGATGGACGAAATAGAAATTCCCTCATCGTTCATAAAACAGGATATCAAAGTACAGGGAATTACTGAAGAAGAATTAGACGAACTGTTCAACCTCACCGATAGTTACGAAAAGCTATTCAGCCGCCGGGCAAAGCTTTATCAAGAACGAAATTTGAAAGAAGAAGAGCTATTGGAAGAGGATTACAAAGGGCTCATTTTGGAACATTACACTTTTCTGAAGCGCCCGGTGATAGTCAACAATGACGAAATATTTATAGGCAGCAGCCCAAAAACAGTTGCCGCTGCAAAAAAATCCATTCATAACAATTGA
- a CDS encoding DUF3298 and DUF4163 domain-containing protein — protein MNYKITVVALIALLGVGCNQEKNIETASESFTEKDLKMCENSKCPEVTINYVALFGDPEISEKINKKIKNFIFSSLLMGEDTIPTAKTIQEAATGFIEAYQADKAQFPDMAGEYFAEISVNEIYSSKELLCLEMRQYLFTGGAHGYGTTSFMNINPQTGEELSQKELFTDHKKFIAFAEKKFRSQQKITAEQAINDTKFWFENGEFYLPESVGFTQDSLIFIYNQYDIASYADGPIELKIAMKEAKPFLSIH, from the coding sequence ATGAATTACAAAATTACGGTCGTAGCATTAATCGCGCTGCTAGGCGTGGGTTGCAACCAAGAAAAGAACATTGAGACTGCTTCGGAAAGTTTTACTGAAAAGGACCTTAAAATGTGCGAAAACAGTAAATGTCCTGAAGTGACCATCAATTATGTAGCGCTATTTGGTGATCCTGAAATTTCAGAAAAAATAAATAAGAAAATAAAAAACTTTATATTTTCATCTTTATTGATGGGGGAAGACACAATCCCCACCGCCAAAACCATACAGGAAGCCGCAACCGGTTTCATTGAAGCCTACCAAGCAGATAAAGCCCAATTTCCTGACATGGCCGGGGAATACTTTGCCGAAATATCGGTGAATGAAATTTACAGTTCCAAAGAGCTTCTGTGTCTTGAAATGCGCCAATATCTCTTCACCGGCGGTGCGCACGGTTACGGCACTACTTCCTTTATGAACATAAATCCACAAACGGGTGAAGAACTTTCACAGAAAGAGCTATTTACAGACCATAAAAAATTTATTGCCTTTGCTGAAAAGAAATTCCGTAGCCAACAAAAAATTACGGCAGAACAAGCAATCAACGACACCAAGTTTTGGTTTGAAAATGGTGAATTTTACCTTCCCGAAAGTGTGGGTTTTACACAGGATAGCCTTATTTTCATTTACAACCAATACGATATTGCCAGTTATGCCGATGGCCCCATCGAGCTAAAAATTGCAATGAAAGAAGCCAAGCCTTTCCTCAGTATTCATTAA
- a CDS encoding cystathionine gamma-synthase produces the protein MKFNTKAIHGGQHNVDPAYGSVMPPIYQTSTYSQTTPGGHKGFQYSRSGNPTRAALERAVASLENGEFGLAFGSGLAAIDAVMKLLKPGDEVISTNDLYGGTYRLFTKIFEGFGIKFHFVGMENADKIEDYVTNKTKLIWVETPTNPMMNIIDIKKAVSIAKKHNVLLAVDNTFATPYLQQPLEMGADIVMHSATKYLGGHSDVVMGALVVKDKALAEKLYFIQNASGAICGPQDCFLVLRGLKTLHIRMQRHCENGKAVAKYLEKHPKIEKVYWPGLEGHPNHSIAKEQMRDFGGMLSFVTKGNNYEDAIKIIENLKIFTLAESLGGVESLAGHPASMTHASIPKEEREKIGVVDSLIRLSVGIEDVGDLIADLEQAIG, from the coding sequence ATGAAATTCAACACAAAAGCAATACACGGCGGGCAGCACAATGTAGATCCAGCCTATGGTTCGGTAATGCCACCTATTTACCAAACTTCCACCTATTCACAAACTACGCCCGGCGGGCATAAAGGTTTTCAGTATTCGCGAAGCGGAAACCCCACACGTGCGGCTTTGGAGCGTGCTGTTGCAAGTTTAGAAAACGGGGAATTTGGCCTGGCCTTCGGAAGTGGTCTCGCAGCAATTGATGCGGTAATGAAACTATTAAAACCCGGCGATGAGGTAATCTCGACCAACGATTTGTACGGCGGAACCTATCGGTTGTTTACCAAGATTTTTGAGGGCTTTGGAATAAAATTTCACTTTGTAGGAATGGAAAACGCCGATAAAATTGAAGACTACGTAACCAATAAAACCAAACTCATTTGGGTGGAAACACCAACCAACCCAATGATGAATATTATAGACATTAAAAAGGCAGTTTCCATTGCCAAAAAGCACAATGTTCTTCTCGCAGTTGATAACACATTTGCAACACCCTATTTGCAACAACCGTTGGAAATGGGTGCTGATATTGTGATGCACAGCGCCACAAAATATCTTGGTGGACATAGCGATGTGGTAATGGGCGCTTTGGTTGTAAAGGATAAAGCACTTGCAGAAAAGTTATACTTCATCCAAAACGCCAGTGGCGCCATTTGCGGACCACAGGATTGCTTTTTGGTTTTGCGTGGTTTGAAAACACTTCACATACGAATGCAGCGCCATTGTGAAAATGGAAAAGCCGTTGCTAAGTATTTAGAGAAACATCCAAAAATTGAAAAAGTGTATTGGCCAGGGTTGGAAGGCCATCCCAATCATTCAATAGCTAAAGAACAAATGAGGGATTTTGGAGGAATGCTTTCGTTTGTTACAAAAGGAAACAATTACGAAGATGCCATTAAAATAATAGAGAACCTGAAAATTTTTACATTGGCAGAAAGCCTTGGCGGCGTGGAAAGCCTTGCAGGCCATCCCGCAAGTATGACGCACGCCAGCATTCCAAAAGAGGAACGTGAAAAAATAGGTGTAGTTGATTCGTTGATCCGTCTTTCAGTAGGTATTGAAGATGTAGGTGATTTAATTGCAGATTTGGAACAGGCAATAGGGTAG
- a CDS encoding T9SS type A sorting domain-containing protein, with protein MEGKLLSVQNVTLENQTSIDVSNLTSGIYFLNIEDENGNTTTKKFIKQ; from the coding sequence ATTGAAGGCAAACTGTTAAGCGTCCAAAATGTAACACTCGAAAATCAAACCTCCATAGATGTTTCAAACCTAACAAGCGGCATCTATTTTCTAAACATTGAAGATGAAAATGGCAATACCACCACCAAAAAGTTCATAAAACAATAA
- the recA gene encoding recombinase RecA produces the protein MSTEKDAKLKALKLTLDKLDKTYGKGTVMKMGDSAVEDVDVIPTGSLGLDVALGVGGYPRGRVIEIYGPESSGKTTLTLHAMAEAQKKGGIAAFIDAEHAFDRGYAEKLGVDIENLIISQPDNGEQALEIADNLIRSGAIDIVIIDSVAALTPKSEIEGEMGDSKMGLHARLMSQALRKLTGSISKTKCTVIFINQLREKIGVMFGNPETTTGGNALKFYASVRLDIRRSTQIKDTESNATGNKTRVKVVKNKVAPPFKQVEFDIMYGEGISKVGEIIDLGVDFEIIKKAGSWFSYDDTKLGQGRDAVKTLLLDNPELMEELEKKIKDAIAAINQ, from the coding sequence ATGAGCACTGAAAAAGACGCAAAACTAAAAGCATTAAAGCTTACTCTCGATAAACTAGACAAAACCTACGGCAAGGGAACCGTAATGAAAATGGGCGATAGCGCCGTGGAAGATGTGGATGTAATTCCCACCGGTTCACTTGGTCTGGATGTTGCCCTCGGTGTGGGCGGTTACCCGAGAGGAAGAGTAATAGAAATATACGGCCCGGAATCTTCAGGTAAAACTACATTAACGCTTCACGCAATGGCAGAGGCACAGAAAAAAGGAGGAATAGCAGCTTTTATTGATGCGGAACACGCTTTCGATCGTGGCTATGCTGAAAAGCTTGGGGTGGATATTGAAAACCTAATCATTTCGCAACCAGATAACGGTGAGCAAGCTTTGGAAATCGCTGATAATTTAATTAGAAGTGGCGCCATAGACATTGTAATTATTGACTCCGTTGCGGCCTTGACCCCAAAAAGCGAAATAGAAGGCGAAATGGGCGACAGCAAAATGGGGCTACACGCACGATTGATGAGCCAGGCCTTGCGAAAACTTACAGGCTCCATTAGCAAAACAAAATGTACCGTAATCTTCATTAACCAATTGCGAGAAAAGATAGGCGTAATGTTCGGAAACCCAGAAACCACAACAGGTGGAAATGCATTGAAATTTTATGCTTCCGTACGCTTGGACATTCGCCGTTCCACACAAATTAAAGATACCGAAAGCAATGCAACGGGAAATAAAACTCGCGTAAAAGTGGTAAAAAACAAAGTAGCTCCACCTTTTAAACAAGTAGAGTTTGATATTATGTACGGCGAAGGAATCTCAAAAGTAGGTGAAATAATAGACCTCGGCGTTGATTTTGAAATCATTAAAAAAGCAGGTTCTTGGTTCAGTTATGACGATACTAAACTTGGGCAAGGCCGCGATGCTGTAAAAACACTTCTTTTGGACAATCCAGAATTAATGGAAGAGCTTGAAAAGAAAATAAAAGATGCTATTGCCGCAATAAACCAATAA
- a CDS encoding RNA polymerase sigma factor, which translates to MTLDKLIELCKKQDATAQGEVYKQYNRILFAICLRYSPNYTEAEDNLQDAFITIFKKVEQYNGKGSFEGWMKRVTVNTVLQKYRKQRTFEIVDEGQIEDEAELEIESEEIPLDFLLKIVQELPDRYRLVFSMYVMDGYQHKEIAEMLGISDGTSKSNLARARMILKNKIEEYNATNYNT; encoded by the coding sequence TTGACATTAGATAAGCTCATAGAATTATGCAAAAAGCAGGATGCAACGGCGCAGGGCGAAGTGTACAAACAGTATAACAGAATCCTTTTCGCCATTTGCCTTCGATATTCACCTAATTATACCGAGGCTGAAGACAATTTGCAAGATGCTTTTATAACTATTTTTAAAAAAGTTGAGCAGTATAATGGCAAAGGTTCTTTTGAAGGCTGGATGAAACGGGTTACCGTAAACACAGTTCTTCAAAAATACAGAAAACAGCGCACCTTTGAAATTGTTGATGAAGGACAGATTGAGGATGAAGCGGAGTTAGAAATTGAAAGTGAGGAAATCCCATTGGATTTTCTGCTGAAAATTGTACAGGAACTGCCTGATAGATACCGATTGGTTTTCAGTATGTATGTAATGGACGGCTACCAGCATAAAGAGATAGCAGAGATGTTAGGAATCAGCGATGGAACGTCTAAATCAAACCTGGCCCGCGCCAGAATGATTTTGAAAAATAAAATTGAAGAGTATAATGCTACAAATTATAACACTTAA
- a CDS encoding outer membrane beta-barrel protein translates to MKEKKNIDNIFNEGFKNFEATPSPHVWENIQAELKKDKKERKVIPLWVKLGGVAALLALLLTVGNSLYNSSDIVTPKITDGNVQQTENQLQENKPEIKKRAIDSQVASENKTLDNESTEGRDSSNKNASETKVEIKSSNKVFKNNSEKNSETVIASQNSSKIKDNATKDRLEKNTSKNDLNEGIATSKNNSEKKSIENSAKETDKDIIDKGKVFDSKKEAVVDVNESLEKNLVKTEEEITQELNNKKSIFDAIAEKDEEIVSEKKKKEKPEHRWNVAPNVAPVYYSSLGNGSSIDPSFADNPQDGDVNMSYGLQVSYAISNRLSVRTGVNNVDLGYSTSGIEVGTGPVAVALSSVDYGSRQIVVTAADKGSFTSGAPSNGFGNVTPKSTKGDAKLIQNINYYEVPVELKYAVINSRFGVNLIGGVSTLLLGNNEISVKADNFNSVLGEANNLSTVSFSTNIGLGLDYKLSKKFTFNIEPMFKYQLNPYTDSSVNFNPYILGVYSGLSFKF, encoded by the coding sequence ATGAAAGAAAAGAAAAACATAGACAACATTTTTAACGAAGGCTTCAAGAATTTTGAGGCCACTCCTTCGCCGCACGTTTGGGAAAACATTCAGGCAGAGCTCAAAAAGGATAAAAAGGAACGCAAGGTTATCCCATTATGGGTAAAACTTGGAGGTGTTGCTGCATTACTTGCACTTTTGCTTACCGTGGGCAATTCACTTTACAACTCTTCTGATATTGTTACTCCCAAAATTACCGATGGGAATGTACAGCAAACGGAAAATCAATTACAAGAAAATAAACCTGAAATTAAAAAACGTGCTATAGATTCGCAAGTAGCTTCAGAAAACAAAACGCTTGATAATGAATCTACTGAAGGCCGCGATTCTTCCAATAAAAATGCTTCAGAAACTAAAGTCGAAATAAAATCTTCAAATAAAGTTTTCAAAAACAATTCTGAAAAAAACAGCGAAACTGTAATTGCCTCCCAAAATTCCTCAAAAATAAAAGACAACGCAACGAAAGATCGGCTTGAAAAGAATACTTCTAAAAATGACTTGAACGAGGGCATAGCTACTTCAAAAAATAATTCTGAAAAGAAAAGTATTGAAAACAGCGCTAAAGAAACAGATAAGGATATTATAGATAAGGGGAAAGTTTTTGATTCCAAAAAAGAAGCGGTCGTTGATGTGAACGAAAGTTTAGAAAAAAACTTGGTAAAAACAGAGGAAGAAATAACACAAGAGCTAAACAACAAAAAATCAATCTTTGACGCTATTGCGGAAAAGGACGAAGAAATTGTTTCTGAAAAGAAAAAGAAAGAAAAGCCAGAACATCGTTGGAATGTAGCCCCAAATGTAGCCCCCGTTTATTACAGCAGCCTTGGCAATGGTTCTTCCATAGATCCCTCTTTTGCTGATAACCCACAGGATGGAGATGTTAATATGAGTTATGGTCTGCAAGTAAGTTATGCAATAAGCAATCGATTGAGTGTGCGTACTGGAGTCAACAATGTAGATTTGGGTTATAGCACCTCTGGCATTGAGGTTGGTACTGGGCCAGTGGCCGTGGCTTTGAGTTCAGTAGATTATGGTTCAAGACAAATAGTAGTTACCGCCGCAGATAAAGGCTCCTTTACAAGTGGAGCGCCTTCTAATGGATTTGGGAATGTTACACCAAAATCTACAAAGGGTGACGCAAAGCTTATTCAAAATATAAATTATTATGAAGTCCCCGTAGAGCTCAAATATGCTGTTATTAATAGCAGGTTTGGTGTAAATTTGATTGGTGGGGTAAGTACTTTGCTTTTAGGAAATAATGAAATTTCGGTGAAAGCTGATAACTTCAATAGTGTATTGGGGGAGGCTAATAATCTCTCCACAGTAAGTTTTTCAACTAACATCGGGCTGGGACTGGACTATAAACTGTCCAAAAAATTTACGTTTAATATTGAGCCAATGTTTAAATACCAGCTCAACCCTTATACCGATTCATCTGTAAACTTCAACCCATATATCTTGGGCGTTTACAGTGGATTGAGTTTCAAGTTTTAG